The Triticum aestivum cultivar Chinese Spring chromosome 7B, IWGSC CS RefSeq v2.1, whole genome shotgun sequence genome window below encodes:
- the LOC123160946 gene encoding putative cyclin-dependent kinase F-2, whose product MAASAGKKEAAWPATMARYERLEKLGAGINGEVFKAWDTQDNLIVAVKRLSGSGDDGFIISGLPEVMREAMCLGACRGIPSIVQHRRTYADACQSETGDFFIVMDYVGRLNLRGYMQRRVHRRRPFSEDEVRRIMKQLVEGVKAVHGVDILHLDIKPENVLLDDGTEDRTQRPKKGGVEADVRGEVKDNRIVYKIGGFGMSTKGRGKKQPEVIILTPYSAPELLLHSREYDDRVDTWGLGCIMADLLSGTGASMFDGESDIEIMAKVFGIVGTEGIKEWSGYSGLAADRKSKLPGKGGVSRLRQKFPSRKLSSAGFEVLSGLLESNPEKRLTAAEALQKPWFGKQRHGFAGFFKSCMVGVLPET is encoded by the coding sequence ATGGCAGCTTCCGCCggaaagaaagaggccgcctggcctgCCACCATGGCGCGGTACGAGCGGCTGGAGAAGCTGGGAGCGGGCATCAACGGGGAAGTGTTCAAGGCGTGGGACACCCAGGACAACCTGatcgtcgccgtcaagcggctcaGCGGAAGCGGCGACGATGGCTTCATTATTTCCGGCCTACCGGAGGTCATGCGGGAGGCCATGTGCCTGGGCGCGTGCCGCGGCATCCCCTCGATCGTGCAGCACCGCCGGACCTACGCTGACGCATGCCAATCCGAGACCGGCGACTTCTTCATCGTGATGGACTACGTCGGGCGCCTCAACCTACGCGGCTACATGCAGCGCCGGGTCCATCGTCGTCGGCCGTTCTCCGAGGACGAGGTGCGCAGGATCATGAAGCAGCTCGTGGAGGGGGTGAAGGCCGTGCACGGCGTGGACATCCTGCACCTCGACATCAAGCCGGAGAACGTGCTCCTCGACGACGGCACAGAGGACAGGACGCAGAGGCCCAAGAAGGGGGGCGTGGAAGCCGATGTTCGCGGCGAGGTCAAGGACAACCGCATAGTCTACAAGATCGGCGGTTTCGGGATGTCCACGAAAGGGCGGGGAAAGAAGCAGCCGGAGGTGATTATTCTGACGCCGTACAGCGCGCCGGAGCTCCTGCTGCACTCGCGCGAGTACGACGATCGCGTGGACACGTGGGGGCTGGGATGCATAATGGCCGACCTCCTCTCGGGCACCGGCGCCTCCATGTTCGACGGCGAGTCGGACATAGAGATCATGGCTAAAGTGTTTGGCATCGTCGGCACGGAGGGGATCAAGGAGTGGTCTGGATACTCGGGGCTAGCGGCAGACCGGAAGTCGAAGCTGCCGGGGAAGGGGGGCGTCAGCCGCCTTCGGCAAAAGTTTCCCAGTCGCAAGTTGTCGTCGGCCGGGTTCGAGGTGCTCAGCGGGCTGCTGGAGAGTAACCCGGAGAAGCGGCTTACCGCAGCGGAGGCGCTTCAGAAGCCTTGGTTTGGCAAACAACGACATGGCTTTGCTGGTTTCTTCAAGTCGTGCATGGTTGGAGTCCTACCGGAGACATAG